The following coding sequences are from one Treponema parvum window:
- a CDS encoding extracellular solute-binding protein — MKKTVSVLLALPLMLVLAACSRAKPKTVNLWYHSADPVTDAYFEGKFAELNASQNDYNFVYTSFAFADFQEKFQMAVMTDNMPDVVSLGFSNIATFTAQNTLLPLNDLVDRMDNYQYIDENLMANLISLGNGTIYGLPYAYNQEVAWYNTVKFAEMGIKAAPATQSEFLALCEKYANKGKGTYFASLRGVRPYDSLLAWLFTYTDGCGYNGSWFNKEGKCILSDDRFVEALNVYADIYKKGWVSSDSVNNNYAEIVAEFGSGVSMYIVHNSSSESTHRKNLGEGNFASARVLANAAGHYYASGLQPNVYCIAKNKNPKHDYTGAVKLIDWMLSAEIDGGLCEKVGRVPCNTQIVEQDWYKNNVNMMLYADYLTDKNYMQILNPYWLSDFSTMITTDMTADFQAVLLGDMTAKDCCAKWAKQIDEYQAEYLASL; from the coding sequence GTGAAAAAGACTGTTTCTGTTCTGCTTGCCCTGCCACTCATGCTGGTGCTGGCCGCTTGCTCCCGGGCAAAGCCGAAAACTGTCAACTTATGGTATCATTCTGCCGATCCGGTAACTGATGCCTACTTCGAAGGCAAATTTGCCGAACTGAACGCTTCTCAGAATGATTACAATTTTGTTTACACCAGTTTTGCGTTTGCTGATTTCCAAGAAAAATTTCAAATGGCCGTTATGACCGACAACATGCCGGACGTCGTGTCCCTTGGTTTTTCCAACATTGCCACCTTTACCGCGCAGAATACCCTGCTCCCGCTGAATGATCTGGTTGATCGAATGGATAACTATCAGTACATCGATGAAAACCTCATGGCTAACCTTATTTCTCTGGGGAACGGAACTATCTACGGTCTGCCGTATGCATACAATCAGGAGGTTGCTTGGTACAACACAGTCAAGTTTGCGGAAATGGGAATTAAAGCCGCTCCGGCAACACAGTCCGAGTTCCTGGCTCTCTGCGAAAAGTATGCAAACAAGGGAAAAGGTACTTACTTTGCCAGCCTTCGCGGTGTTCGCCCGTATGACAGCCTGCTGGCATGGCTTTTCACCTATACCGACGGCTGCGGCTATAATGGCAGCTGGTTCAACAAAGAAGGCAAATGCATCCTCAGCGATGACCGGTTTGTTGAAGCTCTCAATGTCTATGCCGACATCTACAAAAAGGGCTGGGTTTCCAGCGACTCTGTGAACAACAACTATGCGGAGATCGTTGCCGAGTTCGGCTCCGGCGTTTCTATGTATATTGTTCACAATTCTTCTTCCGAATCCACTCACCGAAAAAATCTGGGCGAGGGAAACTTTGCTTCTGCCCGCGTTCTTGCCAATGCTGCCGGCCATTACTATGCTTCCGGTCTGCAGCCGAACGTATACTGCATAGCTAAAAACAAAAATCCTAAACATGACTACACCGGAGCCGTGAAACTGATCGATTGGATGCTGAGTGCCGAGATCGACGGCGGTCTCTGCGAAAAGGTGGGCCGTGTTCCCTGCAACACCCAGATTGTTGAACAGGACTGGTATAAGAACAATGTTAACATGATGCTTTATGCCGATTATCTAACGGATAAAAACTACATGCAGATCCTCAACCCTTATTGGCTGAGCGATTTCTCCACGATGATTACCACCGATATGACCGCTGACTTCCAGGCTGTTCTTCTTGGGGATATGACTGCTAAAGACTGTTGCGCCAAGTGGGCAAAGCAGATCGACGAATATCAAGCTGAATATCTGGCAAGCCTTTAA
- a CDS encoding carbohydrate ABC transporter permease codes for MNEKTINVNRLRSSRVFRKELTPYLLLLPVVLMIVCFMLYPICSVFSMSLENYKATRPNARAFVGFANYVKIFTKDKMFIKTLSNTSKWVIVSVLFQTVLGFWLAYLLNKRFKGRGIIRAFALVPWAVAGVMVGIIWKLILGETFGVFNDILKRLNIISVNMSWFSTPGKAMFAAILSNVWRGIPFFTISYLSALSSIPDDLYESVTIDGAGPIRMLFSITIPMIKDTIILTTLLRAIWTFNAVDLIISLTDGGPNRGTTTLALYIMNKFSGEFDYGYASTLAVIATTMMMLLAFVYITLGKLGKDGVNG; via the coding sequence ATGAACGAAAAAACCATTAACGTAAACCGGTTGCGGAGTTCCAGAGTGTTTCGTAAAGAACTTACGCCGTATCTTTTGCTGCTCCCTGTAGTACTGATGATTGTTTGCTTTATGTTGTATCCGATTTGCAGCGTTTTTTCCATGAGTCTTGAGAATTATAAGGCGACCAGGCCGAATGCCCGCGCATTCGTTGGTTTTGCCAATTACGTTAAGATCTTTACAAAAGACAAAATGTTTATAAAGACTCTCAGCAACACTTCCAAGTGGGTTATAGTCAGTGTCCTGTTTCAGACTGTATTAGGCTTCTGGCTGGCGTATTTGCTTAACAAGCGATTCAAGGGGCGCGGTATTATCCGTGCCTTTGCACTTGTCCCGTGGGCAGTTGCGGGCGTTATGGTCGGCATCATCTGGAAGCTCATACTCGGTGAGACCTTCGGTGTGTTCAATGACATACTGAAGCGTCTGAATATCATTTCCGTAAATATGTCCTGGTTCTCTACGCCGGGTAAAGCGATGTTTGCGGCTATACTCTCCAATGTGTGGCGCGGGATTCCGTTCTTTACAATCAGTTATCTATCCGCACTTTCCAGCATCCCTGACGATCTCTACGAGTCCGTAACTATAGACGGCGCGGGTCCTATCCGTATGCTTTTTTCAATTACCATACCGATGATTAAAGACACCATTATTCTTACGACGCTGCTCCGGGCAATCTGGACTTTCAATGCGGTAGATCTCATCATAAGCTTGACCGACGGCGGCCCGAACCGCGGCACAACAACGCTCGCACTGTATATCATGAACAAGTTCTCCGGCGAGTTTGACTACGGATATGCATCAACCCTTGCTGTGATCGCGACAACGATGATGATGTTGCTTGCATTCGTCTATATTACTCTGGGTAAGCTCGGAAAGGACGGTGTAAACGGATGA
- a CDS encoding glycoside hydrolase family 88/105 protein, translating into MLMEYYLKEYAGLFANTDRNVWNYEDGCVLIGLNALYESTGDETYFDCIKTFMDRYIEEDGHIRLYRMEDYNVDFIPAGRVLYLLHEKTGKEKYLIAIETLMEQIRRQPRTQHGSFWHKAIYPNQVWLDGLYMALPYYAMYQLRFSNGSLDDIVMQFENARKYLYDEKQKLYYHAFCATKDIFWANPKTGCSANFWTRAIGWHLMAFADIYAMMPNGKLKERMGELYMECASGVIKRRDDKSGMFMQLTALPDTKGNYPETSGTLMIAYSLMKGTRFGLLPAEFGRTGAEVLMSVEKNEFRLAGDELHLGGICKGAGLGPDGNFRRDGSAEYYISEDVVEDEQKGVGVCMMAYAEWLCYSNKVRHGGPRVGIFMKAYDPIMPDEIARLAIEGKRPGRL; encoded by the coding sequence ATGCTGATGGAGTACTATCTAAAGGAATACGCCGGACTTTTTGCAAACACAGACAGGAATGTCTGGAATTACGAAGACGGTTGTGTGTTGATCGGTTTAAATGCTCTTTATGAGTCAACCGGAGACGAGACCTACTTTGATTGCATCAAGACATTTATGGATCGGTATATCGAAGAGGACGGACACATCCGCCTTTACCGGATGGAAGATTATAATGTGGATTTTATACCGGCAGGGCGCGTACTATACCTGTTGCACGAAAAGACAGGAAAGGAAAAGTATCTCATAGCAATCGAAACTCTGATGGAACAGATCCGTCGACAACCGCGCACTCAACACGGAAGCTTTTGGCATAAAGCAATCTATCCAAATCAAGTCTGGTTAGACGGGCTGTACATGGCGTTGCCGTACTATGCGATGTATCAGTTGCGCTTCAGCAACGGCAGTCTTGACGATATTGTTATGCAGTTTGAAAATGCAAGGAAATATCTTTACGATGAAAAACAGAAGTTGTACTATCATGCATTCTGTGCTACAAAGGATATTTTTTGGGCAAATCCAAAAACGGGCTGTTCCGCGAATTTCTGGACACGCGCAATTGGCTGGCATCTTATGGCCTTTGCGGATATCTATGCGATGATGCCCAATGGGAAACTGAAAGAACGCATGGGTGAGTTGTATATGGAGTGCGCTTCCGGTGTCATTAAAAGACGGGATGATAAAAGCGGTATGTTTATGCAGCTCACTGCTCTTCCGGACACGAAGGGCAACTATCCTGAAACCAGCGGAACACTGATGATCGCTTACAGCCTGATGAAAGGAACAAGGTTCGGTCTTCTGCCTGCGGAGTTTGGCAGAACGGGAGCCGAAGTTTTAATGAGTGTGGAAAAGAATGAATTTCGACTGGCAGGGGACGAGTTGCATCTTGGAGGAATCTGTAAAGGCGCCGGCCTTGGTCCGGACGGCAATTTCCGACGCGACGGCTCGGCGGAGTACTACATTTCTGAGGATGTCGTTGAGGATGAGCAAAAGGGTGTCGGCGTCTGTATGATGGCCTATGCCGAATGGCTGTGCTATTCGAATAAAGTGCGGCACGGTGGTCCGAGAGTCGGTATCTTTATGAAAGCCTATGACCCGATCATGCCGGATGAAATCGCAAGGTTGGCAATAGAGGGCAAACGGCCTGGCCGCTTGTGA
- a CDS encoding carbohydrate ABC transporter permease, with protein sequence MTIATKKKLSDIAFRNIPLAVFLVFTLFPFYWIINTSLKGSIEVFATPILYWPLNPTLANFQGLFTRFGFGTFFVNSVIVASVTTFLVTVMSLLGGYAMSRYKFKGKVFMYILLLITQMLPAVVLMIPLFQMMNNMNLINNLISLIIVCTCTNLPFCLFMMMGYFNSISVSLEEAAQIDGCTLLRSIFLILLPAMLPNIIATGAYAFINTWNVYVYATAFITDKAVYTLPLGLKMFQGEYGTDYGSLSAGCVVALVPVIMIFAFIQKHLSGGATAGAVKG encoded by the coding sequence ATGACAATCGCTACGAAGAAAAAACTTTCGGATATCGCTTTCCGAAACATTCCTCTTGCAGTTTTTCTAGTCTTTACGCTGTTCCCGTTCTATTGGATCATCAATACTTCATTGAAGGGCAGTATTGAGGTTTTTGCCACACCTATCCTGTATTGGCCTCTGAATCCCACGCTGGCAAACTTTCAAGGGCTGTTTACTCGCTTCGGTTTCGGAACATTCTTTGTTAACAGCGTAATCGTGGCGTCGGTAACAACATTTCTGGTTACAGTGATGTCGTTGCTCGGCGGTTATGCAATGAGTCGTTATAAGTTCAAGGGTAAGGTTTTCATGTATATTCTGTTGCTTATTACACAGATGCTGCCGGCGGTCGTACTGATGATTCCGTTATTCCAGATGATGAACAACATGAACCTTATCAATAATCTTATTTCTCTGATCATCGTCTGCACCTGCACAAATCTGCCGTTCTGTCTGTTCATGATGATGGGGTATTTCAATTCTATTTCGGTATCGCTTGAAGAAGCGGCGCAGATTGACGGCTGTACACTGCTCAGGTCGATTTTCCTCATTCTGCTTCCGGCAATGCTACCCAACATCATTGCGACCGGTGCGTACGCGTTCATCAATACCTGGAATGTGTATGTTTATGCGACGGCGTTCATTACCGATAAAGCGGTCTATACGCTGCCGCTCGGACTTAAGATGTTCCAAGGAGAATACGGTACGGATTACGGCAGCCTTTCTGCCGGCTGTGTAGTCGCACTTGTACCAGTTATCATGATCTTTGCCTTTATCCAGAAACACCTGTCGGGAGGCGCAACTGCCGGCGCAGTCAAAGGATAA